Part of the Mycolicibacterium mageritense genome is shown below.
GTGCTGTTCGCACCGGCCATGCACACCGAGATGTGGTTCCACCCGGCCACTGTCGACAACGTCGCCACTCTGCGGCGGCGCGGCGCGGTCGTGCTGGAGCCTGCCGCGGGCCGGCTGACCGGCTCGGACAGCGGCGCGGGCCGGCTTCCGGAAGCCGAAGAGATCACCACGCTGGCGCATCTGCTGCTCGATCGGGGCGACGCGCTGCCCTACGACCTGTCCGGCGTCAAGGTTCTGGTGACGGCGGGCGGCACTCGCGAACCCATCGATCCCGTGCGGTTCATCGGCAACCGCAGCTCGGGCAAGCAGGGCTACGCCATGGCCCGCGTGATGGCCCAGCGCGGCGCCGAGGTCACCCTCATTGCCGGCAACACCGCGGGCCTGATCGACCCGGCCGGCGTCGAGGTCGTGCACATCGGGTCGGCGTCACAACTGCGCGATGCGGTGTCCAAACATGCGCCCGCTGCCAATGTGCTCGTGATGGCGGCGGCCGTCGCCGATTTCCGTCCCGCCCACGTGGCCACCAGCAAGATCAAGAAGGGCGCGTCCGAACCCAGTTCGATCGATCTGGTCCGCAACGACGACGTGCTGGCCGGCGCGGTGCGTGCGCGCGCCGACGGGCAATTGCCAAATATGCGTGCGATCGTCGGTTTCGCGGCGGAGACCGGCGATGCGAACGGCGATGTGCTGTTCCACGCCAGGGCGAAGCTGCAGCGCAAAGGCTGTGACCTGCT
Proteins encoded:
- the coaBC gene encoding bifunctional phosphopantothenoylcysteine decarboxylase/phosphopantothenate--cysteine ligase CoaBC, with protein sequence MSARKRIVVGVAGGIAAYKACTVVRQLTEAGHSVRVVPTESALQFIGAATFEALSGNPVHTGVFTDVHEVPHVRIGQEADLVVVAPATADLLARAVAGRADDLLTATLLTARCPVLFAPAMHTEMWFHPATVDNVATLRRRGAVVLEPAAGRLTGSDSGAGRLPEAEEITTLAHLLLDRGDALPYDLSGVKVLVTAGGTREPIDPVRFIGNRSSGKQGYAMARVMAQRGAEVTLIAGNTAGLIDPAGVEVVHIGSASQLRDAVSKHAPAANVLVMAAAVADFRPAHVATSKIKKGASEPSSIDLVRNDDVLAGAVRARADGQLPNMRAIVGFAAETGDANGDVLFHARAKLQRKGCDLLVVNAVGENRAFEVDHNDGWLLSSDGAEVALEHGSKTLMATRIVDSIAAFLRNRDA